One Capricornis sumatraensis isolate serow.1 chromosome 8, serow.2, whole genome shotgun sequence genomic region harbors:
- the SLC37A2 gene encoding glucose-6-phosphate exchanger SLC37A2, translating into MRSSLAPGIWFLRAFSRDSKYRAFILLITFLIYTCYHMSRKPISVVKSRLHHNCSEVIQPLNSTHSLNDTTWCNWAPFDKSNYKELLGAVDNAFLVAYAIGMFISGIFGERLPLRYYLTAGMLLSGLFTSLFGLGYFWNIHVLWYFVLVQIFNGLVQTTGWPAVVSCVGNWFGKGKRGLIMGIWNSHTSVGNILGSLLAGVWVDQQWGLSFVVPGVITAIMGIITFFFLIEYPEDVDCSPPQHHGNPEESQDHPEDPANGPNCNKESSLESAVTCSKEASAQPSAISFFGALRIPGVVEFSLCLLFAKLVSYTFLYWLPLYISNVVHFSAKEAGDLSTLFDVGGIIGGILAGLISDYINGRATTCCVMLILAAPMMFLYNHVGQRGIGISIVMLLICGALVNGPYALITTAVSADLGTHKSLKGNAKALSTVTAIIDGTGSIGAALGPLLAGLISPTGWNNVFYMLIAADVLACLLLCRLVYKEILAWKSSLGKDRGSNVALTHA; encoded by the exons ATGCGGTCCTCTCTGGCGCCCGGCATCTGGTTCCTCCGCGCCTTCTCCAGGGACAGCAA GTACCGAGCCTTCATCCTGCTCATCACCTTCTTAATCTACACCTGCTATCACATGTCCCGGAAGCCCATCAGTGTCGTCAAG AGCCGTCTGCACCACAACTGCTCAGAGGTGATCCAGCCCCTCAATAGCACCCACAGTCTCAACGACACCACATGGTGCAACTGGGCCCCCTTTG ATAAGAGCAACTACAAGGAGCTACTGGGGGCCGTGGACAACGCCTTCCTCGTGGCCTACGCCATCGGCATGTTCATCAG TGGCATTTTTGGGGAGCGGCTACCCCTCAGGTACTACCTCACAGCTGGAATGCTGCTCAGCGGCCTTTTCACCTCACTGTTTGGCCTTGGGTATTTCTGGAACATCCACGTGCTCTGGTACTTTGTGCTGGTGCAG ATCTTCAATGGACTTGTGCAGACCACGGGCTGGCCCGCCGTGGTGAGCTGCGTGGGCAACTGGTTCGGGAAGGGCAA GCGGGGGCTCATCATGGGCATCTGGAACTCCCACACATCCGTGGGCAACATCCTGGGCTCCCTGCTGGCTGGCGTGTGGGTGGATCAGCAGTGGGGCCTGTCCTTCGTGGTGCCCGGCGTCATCACTGCCATCATGGGCATCATCACCTTCTTCTTCCTCATCGAAT ACCCAGAAGACGTGGACTGCTCCCCGCCTCAGCACCAC GGTAATCCAGAAGAGAGCCAAGACCACCCCGAGGACCCCGCAAACGGACCCAACTGTAACAAAGAGAGCAGCCTGGAGTCAGCTGTCACCTGCTCCAAGGAAGCAAGTGCTCAGCCTTCCGCCATCAGCTTCTTCGGGGCCCTGCGCATCCCG GGCGTGGTCGAGTTCTCCTTGTGTCTGCTCTTCGCCAAGCTGGTCAGTTACACCTTTCTCTACTGGCTGCCCCTGTACATTTCCAATGTGG TTCACTTCAGTGCCAAAGAGGCTGGGGACCTGTCCACGCTGTTCGATGTTGGTGGCATCATAG GTGGCATCTTGGCGGGGCTCATCTCTGACTACATCAACGGCAGGGCCACCACCTGCTGCGTCATGCTGATCTTGGCTGCCCCCATG ATGTTCCTGTACAACCACGTTGGCCAGAGAGGAATCGGCATCTCCATAG TCATGCTGCTTATCTGTGGAGCCCTGGTCAATGGCCCTTATGCGCTCATCACCACTGCTGTCTCGGCTGACCTG GGGACGCACAAGAGCCTGAAAGGCAACGCCAAGGCGCTGTCCACTGTCACAGCCATCATCGACGGCACTGGATCCATAG GTGCGGCTCTGGGGCCTCTCTTGGCCGGTCTCATATCCCCCACGGGCTGGAACAATGTCTTCTACATGCTCATCGCTGCCGATGTCCTGGCCTGCTTG ctCCTCTGCCGGCTGGTGTACAAAGAGATCCTGGCCTGGAAGTCATCCCTGGGCAAAGACAGAGG CTCTAATGTGGCCCTAACCCACGCGTGA